One window of Paenibacillus sp. JQZ6Y-1 genomic DNA carries:
- a CDS encoding aspartyl-phosphate phosphatase Spo0E family protein, protein MDLEKIEQQIEQERRILNQMAAEHGIRDHRVIDQSEQLDRILDSYLQCKQRKGKETAHEWNKNC, encoded by the coding sequence TTGGACCTGGAAAAGATTGAGCAGCAAATTGAGCAGGAGCGCCGCATTCTAAACCAGATGGCAGCCGAGCACGGTATCCGAGATCACCGGGTCATCGACCAGTCCGAGCAGCTGGATCGCATTCTGGATTCTTATTTGCAATGCAAGCAGCGTAAAGGGAAGGAGACGGCTCATGAATGGAATAAAAATTGCTGA
- a CDS encoding pyridoxamine 5'-phosphate oxidase family protein — protein MSTSTEEQAIVKALSNNPFCAFGTVEDNKPKVRYMALYNEGLNIHLATDRKTHKVEELEQNPNCYLLLGYEKGGNNEVVEVQATATVSDNAELKQRVWKDNFTQWFSGPDDPDYVVLDIKPQTIEYTDQDGNKQTWQG, from the coding sequence ATGAGTACATCCACCGAAGAACAAGCAATCGTCAAAGCCCTGTCCAACAATCCGTTTTGTGCATTTGGTACGGTAGAGGACAACAAGCCTAAAGTTCGTTATATGGCGCTTTACAATGAAGGACTGAATATCCATCTGGCAACGGACCGCAAAACCCATAAAGTCGAAGAACTAGAGCAAAACCCGAATTGCTACCTGTTGCTCGGTTACGAAAAAGGCGGCAACAATGAAGTAGTTGAAGTGCAAGCTACAGCTACCGTATCCGACAATGCAGAGCTGAAGCAACGGGTCTGGAAGGACAACTTTACGCAATGGTTCTCAGGACCAGATGATCCAGATTATGTAGTGCTGGATATTAAACCACAAACCATCGAATATACCGATCAGGACGGCAACAAACAAACCTGGCAGGGCTAA